From a region of the Verrucomicrobiota bacterium genome:
- a CDS encoding ATP-binding cassette domain-containing protein, whose translation MEKLLVEDLHKSFGANEVLRGVSLRAAAGDVVSIIGSSGSGKSTLLRCINLLELPDAGRILLDGRELNLTRDRAGRLTASNPNELRKLRTRLAMVFQHFNLWLHLTALENVIEAPIHVLGVPRRDAVARARELLQSVGLSPSVERMYPAHLSGGQQQRVAIARALAMDPEVMLFDEPTSALDPELVGEVLKVMHQLAAEGRTMIVVTHEMSFAREVSNRVLFLHQGRVEEEGPPSDLLVRPRTERLRQFLARSHGGHSGFGGHND comes from the coding sequence ATGGAAAAATTGCTGGTTGAAGATCTCCACAAAAGCTTCGGGGCCAACGAAGTGTTGCGCGGAGTTTCATTGCGCGCGGCCGCGGGCGACGTGGTCAGCATCATCGGCTCCAGCGGTTCCGGGAAGAGTACGTTGCTGCGTTGCATCAACCTCTTGGAGTTGCCGGATGCCGGTCGCATCCTGCTGGATGGGCGCGAATTGAACCTGACGCGGGATCGGGCGGGCCGCTTGACCGCCAGCAACCCGAACGAACTTCGTAAGTTGCGCACCCGCCTGGCGATGGTGTTTCAGCACTTTAATTTGTGGCTGCACCTGACCGCACTCGAGAATGTGATTGAAGCGCCCATCCATGTTCTGGGCGTGCCCAGGCGTGACGCGGTGGCCCGGGCTCGTGAACTCCTCCAGAGCGTCGGCCTGAGCCCGTCCGTGGAGCGGATGTACCCGGCGCACCTCTCCGGCGGCCAGCAGCAACGGGTCGCCATCGCGCGAGCGTTGGCGATGGATCCCGAGGTGATGTTATTTGACGAGCCAACCTCGGCTTTGGATCCGGAACTGGTTGGCGAGGTGCTGAAGGTCATGCACCAACTGGCGGCCGAGGGCCGCACGATGATTGTTGTGACCCACGAGATGAGTTTCGCCAGGGAGGTCTCGAACCGGGTTTTGTTTCTGCACCAGGGCCGGGTTGAGGAGGAAGGTCCTCCGTCAGACCTCCTGGTCCGGCCGCGGACGGAACGGCTCCGGCAGTTTCTCGCCCGGTCACACGGCGGGCACAGCGGGTTTGGCGGGCACAACGACTGA
- a CDS encoding ABC transporter permease yields the protein MMELLQQYWQQYLWGSPGHWSGLVVTLWLTVASVVLGFALALPLAIMRVSTRPWLAAPVWLFTYFFRGTPLYVQLLICYTGLYSLEAVRATPMLNAFFKDAFNCTLLAFTLNTAAYTTEIFAGAIKATPQGEVEAARAFGMSGFVLYRRIVLPSALRRALPAYSNEVILMLHATTLASTATITDLLKVARNAASDYYLPFVAYGLAALLYLAVTLALVWMFHRAERKWLAHLRPVQPDANRTKP from the coding sequence ATGATGGAGCTTCTGCAGCAGTACTGGCAGCAATACCTGTGGGGTTCTCCCGGCCATTGGAGCGGGCTGGTGGTTACCCTCTGGCTGACGGTTGCCTCAGTCGTGCTGGGCTTCGCGCTCGCCTTGCCCCTCGCCATCATGCGGGTGTCGACCCGTCCCTGGCTGGCTGCGCCCGTCTGGCTGTTTACGTATTTTTTTCGAGGCACACCCCTGTACGTGCAACTCCTGATTTGCTACACCGGCCTCTACAGCCTTGAAGCCGTTCGGGCGACGCCGATGCTCAATGCGTTCTTCAAGGACGCATTCAACTGCACGTTGCTGGCGTTCACCCTGAACACGGCGGCGTACACCACCGAAATTTTTGCCGGGGCCATCAAGGCAACGCCCCAGGGCGAGGTGGAAGCGGCCCGGGCTTTTGGGATGTCCGGCTTCGTCCTGTACCGCCGGATTGTCCTGCCGTCCGCGCTGCGGCGAGCGCTCCCGGCCTATTCGAACGAAGTGATCCTGATGCTGCACGCAACGACGCTCGCCAGCACGGCTACCATCACGGACCTGCTAAAAGTTGCACGCAACGCCGCCTCCGATTATTACCTGCCGTTTGTGGCGTATGGGCTGGCCGCACTCTTGTACCTGGCGGTTACGCTGGCGTTGGTCTGGATGTTTCACCGGGCAGAGCGAAAGTGGCTCGCCCACTTGCGCCCGGTCCAACCCGATGCCAATCGCACCAAGCCTTAA
- a CDS encoding ABC transporter permease has translation MLLEGYGPQLWAGTVETITLALGSLALSFALGLIGAAAKLSGRRRLAVPARLYTTVVRGVPDLVLMLLLYYSFQDLLNRVTDALGQPQFDIDPFVAGVTVLGFIYGAYFTETFRGAVLAVPRGQWEAAMAFGLTRRRTFFRIIFPQMMRFALPGISNNWQVILKATALVSLIGLHDVVRAAQDAITGTSTKGGYHAFTFLMAVALIYLSLTTLSHLVFHALEVRFSRGFQALT, from the coding sequence GTGCTGCTGGAAGGTTATGGCCCCCAATTGTGGGCCGGCACCGTCGAGACGATCACCCTGGCGTTAGGTTCGCTGGCGCTCTCCTTTGCGTTAGGTTTGATCGGGGCTGCCGCGAAGTTGTCGGGCCGGCGGCGCCTGGCAGTACCGGCCCGGTTGTACACCACGGTGGTTCGCGGGGTGCCGGATCTGGTATTGATGCTGTTGCTCTATTACAGCTTCCAGGACCTGCTTAACCGTGTAACCGATGCACTCGGCCAGCCGCAGTTCGACATCGACCCTTTCGTGGCCGGGGTTACCGTTCTCGGGTTCATCTATGGCGCCTATTTCACCGAAACGTTTCGCGGGGCCGTGCTGGCCGTCCCCAGGGGTCAATGGGAAGCAGCCATGGCGTTCGGGCTGACGCGCCGCCGGACGTTTTTCCGGATCATCTTTCCGCAGATGATGCGTTTCGCCCTGCCCGGCATCAGCAATAATTGGCAGGTCATCCTCAAAGCGACCGCCCTGGTGTCGCTCATCGGCTTGCACGACGTCGTCAGGGCTGCCCAGGACGCGATTACCGGCACGAGCACCAAGGGAGGGTATCATGCATTTACGTTTCTGATGGCAGTCGCGTTGATCTACCTGAGCCTGACCACCCTTTCCCACCTGGTTTTTCATGCGTTGGAAGTGCGTTTCTCGCGCGGCTTCCAGGCGCTCACGTGA
- a CDS encoding ABC transporter substrate-binding protein has product MKFFTLVWLVAAAAVTVASGKDWKVIRFGVDPSYPPFESKAPTGELVGFDIDLGKALCAKLNARCEWVENDFDGMIPALRARKIDAVLSDMSVTEKRQQQIDFTDRISYSPTRMVAKAGSSLQPTADSLKGKSIGVEQGTVQETYARTYLEPQGVKVISYQTQDQVYADLKSGRLDAALQDLIQAEFGFLKTAQGQGFAFAGPEIKDDRILGAAAAIGVRKTDTDLKNALNQALGDLKKDGTYQKLAAKYFDFDPSTGPQP; this is encoded by the coding sequence ATGAAATTTTTCACTCTCGTCTGGCTGGTCGCGGCAGCCGCGGTAACGGTTGCATCAGGTAAAGATTGGAAAGTGATCCGCTTCGGCGTCGATCCCAGTTACCCGCCGTTCGAGTCGAAAGCGCCTACCGGTGAACTGGTCGGTTTCGACATTGACCTCGGAAAGGCTTTGTGCGCGAAGTTGAATGCCCGGTGCGAGTGGGTCGAAAACGATTTCGACGGCATGATCCCGGCGTTGCGGGCCCGGAAAATCGATGCGGTGCTGTCGGACATGTCTGTGACTGAGAAAAGGCAGCAACAGATCGATTTCACCGACCGGATTTCTTACAGCCCGACCCGCATGGTGGCGAAGGCGGGTTCAAGCCTCCAGCCGACGGCGGATTCGTTGAAGGGCAAGTCGATCGGCGTCGAGCAGGGCACGGTGCAGGAGACTTACGCCCGCACTTACCTTGAACCCCAGGGAGTGAAGGTGATCTCCTATCAGACTCAGGATCAGGTGTACGCCGACCTGAAGTCGGGTCGCCTCGACGCGGCGCTGCAGGATTTGATCCAGGCTGAGTTTGGCTTCCTGAAGACGGCGCAGGGTCAGGGGTTCGCGTTCGCGGGACCGGAGATCAAGGATGACAGAATCCTGGGCGCCGCGGCGGCGATCGGGGTTCGTAAAACGGACACCGACCTTAAAAACGCCCTGAACCAGGCGCTGGGCGATCTGAAAAAAGACGGCACGTACCAAAAGCTCGCCGCAAAGTATTTCGATTTTGATCCTTCCACCGGGCCGCAACCCTGA